One Ostrea edulis chromosome 6, xbOstEdul1.1, whole genome shotgun sequence genomic window, GACATTGTGCAAATTAATTTCAGCGCACCAGAGATACATTTGGCACAGATTTTGTGGTTCAATCCACAGGTTTTTTTCTTCATGGTCATTCATGCCTATGCTTGATAGCTTCTGATTGATTTCTAGATCGGGTACTAGTAATGTAGTAGTGTTAAAATACATAGCCTTCCTACTAGCTCTGGTCAGTGGtttaacccttttgcttgattgGTAGAGCACTGGACTGTCGTGCCAGAGGTCCCGGGTTCTGATTGGTATAGAGCGCTGGACTGTCGTGCCAGAGGTCCCGGGTTCTGATTGGTATAGAGCGCTGGACTGTCGTGCCAGAGGTCCCGGGTTCTGATTGGTATAGAGCGCTGGACTGTCGTGCCAGAGGTCCCGGGTTCTGATTGGTATAGAGCGCTGGACTGTCGTGCCAGAGGTCCCGGGTTCTGATTGGTATAGAGCGCTGGACTGTCGTGCCAGAGGTCCCGGGTTCTGATTGGTATAGAGCGCTGGACTGTCGTGCCAGAGGTCCCAGGTTCTGATTGGTATAGAGCGCTGGACTGTCGTGCCAGAGGTCCCAGGTTCTTTGACAGCTGAGACATATATGTTACTCTGTTACATTTGGCGCTGACTGTGGGACCCAGGTACTCTCTGATGGATGAGAGTGATTGCCCCCAGAACTTTGCCCCACAGGTGCTGGCACTCCAGGAGAGTCACGTAGCCTCTCTCTGGAGGGGAACAATACTGTAGTGTTAGATACATGGCCTTCCTACTAACTCTGAcgagtgggttaaccctttagctcaATTGGTAGAGTACTGGATTGTTGTGCCTGAGGTCCCAGGTTCAATCCTCAGCAgaggcataggaatatacttgTCTCTGTTAAATTTGGCACAAGGGTTCATCCATTTATTAACTAGTATAAAATGTGCTATATATGCACTCAATGAACCCTCTCTATGGGACAAAGCCCAGTGAATTGTATATCAACTGGATGTTCCAGAACGGTTCAGCCTGTACTCGGGTCTAAGATATCTGTGCTAGGTCTTTGACAACTTATTCTCTCAAGATGTCAGGTAAAATCACCTGAATAGAACTGTCACAAGAACCAATGAATATTAAATACAAGGCCTTTAAACCTGACCACATGACCAATGAGTTTATGGGATGGATCTAAAAATTgaaacatgtatatttgaacaaatatttctaatatataatcaattacaACATGCTTCTATAGTATTCACATAAACTTGTGAACAAAGAAAGTAAGGGTTTATTGAAAAAGGAATTCCAAGTTTGGTACGCTGATTTCTTTCTTGGAAGTggtcaggagaagatgacactgACAAAACTGACAACAATGTGTCTTCCGTATCTCTATAACTCTTCGTCCTGAAGCCAGTTCATGCTATGTGGCTTGTCTGAGCAGTCCATGAAATCAAAGGCAGAAAGGACTTGTTGTTTAAGCCATTTTGAAATCATGGTAATTCTAAATGCGTCTAAGTAGTTTTATGTAGTTTTTATGTGGTTTTAGTACTTTAACATCTTTTACAGCAGACTTTTAGTAAGTGaccataaaatttttattagAGAGTATCCATGGAAAACTTCTATAACATGATGACATCATAGTCGAATAAATGATTGAGcacttgtaattttttttaaaacctgaTGTTTTGTTTGGAGTGATTAAAAAATTGCAGAGGTAATACAGGTACATCTACACGAATTGTCAAGGAGGACAACCCACACACTTCGTTATGTTCTAATCTCGGGGGCATTGAGGAGAATGGCACATTGGTTAGCCAGTTTTGTAGGCGTCGATGAAGAGGACAAAAACAGCATGTgactttacatgtattttttgtatttttgcgTATATTGcacaactttttaaaatatgtatttttgtggcttttcatgtattttttttgttgGCACTATGAGAGCTAAGTTGatcattaaatatttaaagTTCACCACTGCAGTGCAAATGGCCCGATTGCAAGTGAGGGTATCTATAATGTTGGGATTTGAAATGTAATTAGTTAAAAATAAgcaaaaataaatttagaatGACACaattttagatacatgtacttgtcatattgtttattgtttacctgacCCATGCAGAAGTCTGTCAAGTCATCTGACTTTTTATGCCATGTGTTAACTGACCTCATACACTATGAAATGACCCTTCTGTCTATTCGTCAGATTGATGTTTTGTAAATGAGTATGACTTCAGCAGTTTTTGTAGATAAATTTTATACTATAtagtatttttagctcacctgagctaaaagctcaagtgagtttttctgattgcctgttgtccatctgtaaacttttttacattttcgacttcttcaccagaaccactgggccaattataagcaaacttggccaaaatcatccttggatgaagggctttcaagttaatgaaggaccatgcccccttcaaaggggagatgatcacaaaaatgcaaaaatagggttgggtcatttaaaaatcttcttctcaagaaccactgagccagaagagctgaaattcacatgaaagcttcctgacatagtgcagattcaagtttgttcaaattatggcccccgggggtaggatgggaccacaataggggattaaagttttacatacaaatatatagggaaaatctttaaaaatcttcttctcaaaaactactgggccaggaaagtggacatttacatgaaagcttcctgacatagtgcagattcaagtttgctcaaatcatggcccctgggggtaagatgaggcgacaataggggattaaagttttacatacaaatatatagggaaaatcttgaaaaatctacttctcaaaaaccactgagccagaaaagctgagatttccatgaaagcttgctgacatagtgcaaatttaagtttgttaaactcatgacccctggggttaggatggggccacaatatgggatcaaagttttacataactaatagatagaagaaaatctttaaaaattttctccttaagaaccattgggctaaagaagtttacatttgcacaaaagcttcctgacatagtgcagattgaagttagtaaaaaccatgacccctgggggtaagatggggccacagtagggggtcaaaattttacatacaaatatgtagggaaaatcattaataatcttcttctgaaaaatcactggccagaaaaatttacatgaaagctgcatgacatagtgcagattcaattttgtaaaaatcatggcccccgggagtaggttggggccacaatagggatcaaagttttacatgcgaatatgtaggaaaaatctttaaatatgagccaaggtgactcagttgaatgatgtggcccatgggcctcttatatatacatgtactactgtCATAGTAAAACTGAGGAGAATGAAGTTACTATGTACATGTGTCGTATCTAATGCCCTGGCTTGGATGTCtccggaggggggggggggatcaaattAAATTTGCATTTTCTTTTATATGAGCAGTCAATTTGATTAATATCTCAGACTTAGTGAAATTTTTTACTGAAGGTCCAGGGTGGTTGTAGATTGCAATGTCTTGTTTATGTGTGTGGGATATTCAACCTTCAGCACTTTGGGGATAAAATCCCCCTTACTTTATATATAAAGACAAATATCAGGGGTGATAGGGATCTAAGTATATTATGTAATGAATCTAAGTCTTCTAAGAGGAACATAGGAATGAAATGTATGACAGGGAAACAGCATttcacaaagaaaaaaaattgggggAAAGATAAAGTACTTAGTGTTAAAAATTTATTCTTCGACATTATTTGTCAGTGAATGTAATTTAATTGAGATATCATTGCTTCACTGAATATGATAAATTCATGTTTCAGAAACAGGTGTGTTGCCGGTTAATCAAGACTCACAACCAACACTATCCAATCCAAAGAGTAACTCAGAAACACAGAGATTAACAGCCAATCACAGCACAGACTCACAATCAACACTATCCAATCAGAACAGTCACTCAGAAACACAGAAATTAACAGCCAATCACAGCACAGACTCACAATCAACACTATCCAATCAGAACAGTCACTCAGAAACACAGAAATTAACAGCCAATCACAGCACAGACTCACAATCAACACTATCCAACCAGAACAGTCACTCAGAAACACAGAAATTAACAGCCAATCACAGCACAGACTCGCAATCAATGCTATCCAATCAGAACAGTCACTCAGAAAGACAGAGATTAACAGCCAATCACAGCACAGATTCTGAGAGAGTACCAGCCAGTCAGATTCGTTccttagaaaatgaaaaattagcAGCAAAGCAAAATGAAAATCAGATTCAAGACTTGGTAAACCCATTTGCTGTGCCACACCAAAAGCGTAGCATCCCTGAGGGACAAGGAAGTGTTCCAAGACACAAATTGCCTGACCAGTTAGAGTCACCACTGCATATTGTATGGGCTCACAGATGGTAAAGTCAGGCACCAATTTTGTACTTTGTTTCCAAACATTTTACCTTTCAATTTATCAAACTTGTATGCTTAACAAAACAAGTATTTGATCAATTAGTAGCAGATAGAAAGTATGATATTTAATACTGTATATATTTAGTGTGAACAAGCAAGTCAGGCTACTGGAGGAGTTAAGACAGCATAATGTGTCCTTGGCATTTTTGCCTTTAAATCTCTAGGATGTGTTATTCCAAAGAAAGTCAAGTGTTTATTTGCTGTTTTGGAAAATTTCtgtttataaaaaaatattgatgaagcaagaataaatagaattattcaaatttttttgagataaaacaggtgaaaataacaaactctTTACTTCAGGGAACATGACAAAGGACCCGAGTTATTTTTTGACACCATAAAAAGTTTGCACAAAGAGGGATGTCAATTCAAGCTATCTGTCCTAGGAGAGCAATTTACAGACAATCTAGGTATGATAGTACAATTTACAGACAATCTAGGTATGACAGTACAATTTACTGTCAATCTAGGTATGACATTAAAATTTACAGACAATCTAGGTATGACATTACAATTTACAGACAATCTAGGTATGATAGTACAATTTACTGTCAATCTAGGTATGATAGTACAATTTACTGTCAATCTAGGTATGATAGTACAATTTACAGACAATCTAGGTATGTTAGTACAATTTATAGACAATCTAGGTATGTTAGTACAATTTACTGTCAATCTAGGTATGTTAGTACAATTTACAGACAATCTAGGTATGACATTACAATTTACAGACAATCTAGGTATGATAGTACAATTTACAGACAATCTTGGTATGATAGTACAATTTACTGACTATCTAGGTATGACAGTACAATTTACTGTCAATCTAGGTACGATAGTACAATTTACTGACAATCTAGGTATGGTAGTACTATTACTAATAGACTCACTTCAGATGAGAGACCAAGTTGAATTTAAGGAGGCAGGTTTAATTTCTAGTAGCTACAGTAAAAACCGCATACAGCAAACTGCTGGGAATGATTAATTTTGATTCCTTATAAACATAAGTCATAGTACCCAGTAAGTTCAGACTATTTCTTAAAACTACAGAGAATGAAAGTCCCTGTAAGCTAGAATTCATTAtgtgtgtgttcactgtaaacatgttttacattatatattgtGTGGTGATGAAACAACATATAACAATCAGGCTTGCATCAAATGTTACAATTGACCTATGATTTTCAGATGAGTAATACTCAATTCCTTAGGCCAAATGCAATTCCACATAACTATTAAAAAGTTCACAGTGATGAGATTGGCAAGAATGAAGCATGTTTAGAGTGCATACAATATATTCAGCtgtagaactgtagctctccgtagatctgatctgtcccaatatttgtttagagagctacagttctgcagctacaaaTATATCAAGATACTAAAAGCTTAGAGTAAATGAATATTAGATTTAGAGACACCAGAGTGTAGGTATTACAGTGAGGTATTTTGTTGTGCAGAAGTCTTTGAGACATCACGGCCATTCCTGGAGAATCACATCGTAAATTGGGGGTATCTACCTAGTAAGTCGAAGTTTCTTCGCGTCCTAGAAAGTGCTGATGTTGCAGTATCTACAGCCTTACATGAATTCTTCGGAGTCTCCATGTAAGCTTTAACTGTATATTCATTGAGTTTGGATATTATATagtagaaatgaaattttgatacagAGAAGTGAAAGTATTTTTGCTACATacaatattaatttcttaagaatatagattacatgtattttcataccTTTCTGTATCTAAATGTTAATGGAGGAAGCCTTTGATTCATTCCTATATTTTAACCATACTTTGATGTTCTGACCAGGCTGGAAGCTGTGCAAATGCAGTGCTACCCATTGTGTCCAAATCGCCTGGTCTATCCTGAAATATACCCAAGTAAGTACAGTAATTTTAAACCCAATACTCTGTGATTCTGGCTGCAGCTCTCCTGTATGTGAACTGCTCCTCACTGTGCTGAGGTAACCAAGATTCTCATGTCGCATCATTCTATAATTAGAAcaggggggggagggggcaatGACTGGGATGAAATGAAACTCCACACACCGCTGGTTGTCCTTTTTagcattgggggggggggagagagagagagagagagagagaggagattTATTTGCACTTCATGCAATGTCTACAACTTTATCAAACAGATGATGCACTTTGTAACACCTTTGATAATATGATacatttatttgatatcatgatttatttcatttaatattgtgatacatttattttattttatcatgttATTATGATACattaaatttgttaaaaatcatttatttgtatgaaaaatctCCCAATTcaagattatgaaaattttacatattttaagtGATTCTTACGTTTTTCAGAGCAGTATTTATACAACACAGAAAAACAACTACTGAAGACATTGAAAAGATTTTGTCGTCATCCAAAACTGGTCCGAGAACACAAAGTACAGGTTTGTTTTTTCCCGCAATTTCAGAATTCGTGGATCATTTGATCAAATATGCTATATTGTAAGAActgttatttaagaaataaatttttattttggaaaataCCTGAAGGCATGAATGTTTAATGCTGGCATACTTCAGGAAGCGAGTTAgcgtttcatgaaaagtatgctggtgtgaaatgttgctgttcatacccccatgcattttcaaacattaaatgtattttttatatttacacattactttcatttctatcagaatattcccagccattaaaatagacatactatatttatcaagattcatacatgcattgtttacaattgcaatgcattcatgaggaatatggccatcattacaatttgtgaaaatatgaaatgcaaaaaaattggaaatgttAATATTTTAGCATGGAGATTGTGAAATCCAGTGTGTGTTTTTGTGTTGTATATTGTAAGAACCTAGTATTTGATTTAATTTGTATATTATAACAAAGCCAATGATAAATATACTAATACTTTTACATACAACATTGTAGGTAGATATTTCCAAGTTTTCATGGAAGGAGAGAAGGATGGAGTTTCTGGATTTGTTTTGTGTGTAAATTttataatagataaatgaacattatttgttatatttattgatttattataaCAGTCTAAGAGTATTGTTAAAGCAACCAAGCCTGGATTTCTCAGATGAAACTTAAGttgaaacttggacttaagtctgagattttgctcaaattttgactgctcaaataaaagaaaactcaaacttcagtttttttgagaaatccaagcaAGGCCCCCAGTGCTGGAAACCCAATTCTATACAAAGGGTCATAACTCTTGTAAAAGTAGGTCGACTGTAATGCTGGAAACCCAATGCTATACAAAGGGTCATAACTCttgtaaaagtaggtcaactgtAATGCTGAAAACCCAATTCTATACAAAAGGGCATAACTCTTGTAAAAGTAGGTCGACCATAATGCAAAAATGTTCATCTGCATTGTATATTTAATCACTCCAGATCAACTAAGAAAaacaaaaggggggggggttgctgaAATCAGAGTGGGATATGAAGAGGAAAGTTATATCCCACTATAGTTTTACTTGTTTATagatacagtcaaacctcattaccTCAAACTTGATGGATCCAAGAAAATACTTCGAGATACCCAACGATTCAAGATATCAAGGGTAAATGCTGAAAGAATAAGTGGTTTAGAATTGtaaatcacttcgacatatcatggtatttgagatatcggtgttcgagatactgaagttcaactgtagaTGCCATTAAACAGTCATTCTCCTCTACATATTGATTGTTTTAAGTCAATAGCTCATCTGTATTATCACTATCATGGTGTGtcatatttacttttaaatatACTGTGGTTTCATCTTATTTCATCGGGCACCAATTTTCGAGGTAatcaataaagtaaaatttTGCTTGTGAAGGAAGAATTAGAGTGACTTTCCATGAAATTCCAtatcaacaaaatcatttttgGAAAATATCACTAATCCACGAAATTTTATATGATCAAAATTTGATGAAACGGTAGTATGTAAATAATAAATGATATAGAACTTGATATTGTCTTTTACATGGAGAAGTTTGAGAACTGTACGTGCCAAATATACAAACAATATCTCAGAATTAGAAGTCAAAGTGAACTTTGAACAATTCAGATTACAGGAATTGGCCACATTCACTGAATGGTGGTGAGGTCTGTCTGTAGTATCTATGAGTTGGAGAATTAGGAAATGGGTGGCAAACTACACATAAAACACACTTCCATAGGTCAATGTCAAGGGGAATCTAACTATAGATGTCGAGGTCAAGGGGAATATAACTAAATTTCAAAGTCACAGGGAACATAACTAAACATCAAGGTCATGGCGAATATAATTAAAGGTCACAGAactaaatgtcaaggtcacgggAAATATAACTAAACATCAAGGTCACTGTAAACAACTGATCATCAAGGTCATGGGGAATATAACTGATTGTCAAAGTGACGGAGAATATAactaaatgtcaaggtcatgggGAATATAACtaaaagtcaaggtcatgagGAATATAACTAAACCTCAAGGTAACGGAAAATCAGGGGCGTAGCTTTGTTATGCTCAAGTAGGCACGTGCCTACACATAATTTTCTTTACAccttttttcatacatttttgcACAAAATGATATGTTCATACATATttctagttttttttaaaaattgaataaaatcattatttcGTTTCACGACACATGTGCAGCATAATGGTCATTGGCAAGTGATAATCATGTTTAGTAAAATACGACAAAttagaaatagaaatatctgCTCACTTTTATATATTATGAAACACTCGGTAACATCtaaaaatgaaagatttttGTGTTGGTTTTCATAAGAAACTGGAAAAGGGTCCAATGAGTTTGAGGGGATGCTAAAACATATGAtatgttacctttagagccttgcctTCGACTGCTCCAAACTTCGCTCGTGTTTATATTAACTGATTGATATATACATTCGACTgaacgttttaaatatctttgtaaagaTGCACGATATCTTATGTCTATTGCAATTACAGTACTGTGATGCCCAGAATAGCACAAATGAGTtgatatgatatttcaaaaatttctcaggaatcccccccccccccttccggcCCTTCGGTAAAACCTTCGCCTACACATTCAAATAGTCATAGCTACATCCCTGGAAATATAACTAAACATCAAGGTCACTAGGAATAGAACTAAACATCAAGGTCATGGGGAATATAACTAAATCTCAAGGTCACAGGAAATATAAGTAAACATCAAGGTGATGTGGAATATAACTAATGGTCAAGGGGAATATAACGGATCATCAAGGTCATGGAACTGATTATCATTGTCATGGGGAATATAACTAAATGACAAGTTCATAGGGAATATAATTAAACGCCAAGGTCACAGGGAATGTAACTGATCACCAAGGTCACGGGAATTTAACTTAATGCCAAAGTCATGGGgaatatatctaaaagtcaaGATCTTAGGAAATGTAACTAAATGTCAAGATCACAGGGAATATTAATGTGAAGGTCATGGGGAGTAGAGCTAACGAAAAGGTCACGAGGAATATAACTAAACATCAAGGTCACGTGGAATATCACTAATCATCAAGGTCACGGGGAATTTAACTAATCGTGGAATATAACTGATCATCAAGGTTATGGGGAATAAAATTAAAAGCCAAGGTCACGGGAAATGTAACTAAATGTCAAGGCCACGGGGAATATAACTAAACGTCAAAGTCACGAGGAATGTAcctaaatgtcaaggtcacggggAATATGACTAAACTTCAAGGTCACAGGGAATATAACTAAACGTTAAGGGCATGGGGAAtgtaaatgtcaaggtcacggggAATATAACTAAACCTCAAGGTTACGGGGAATGTAACTAAACTTCAAGGTCACGAGGAATATAGCtaaacgtcaaggtcacaaggatataactaatttgaatttaaactatattttattcacaaagtgaatgggatcgggcagcaggcataacctattttagccctctccctagGATATAACTAGACGTCAAGGTACGGGGAATAAATAAATGTCAACGTTACAGGGAATATAACCGATCGATGAGCTAAATGCAAATTGTTGACATCGCACACAATCAAAGGGTACGTCTCCAATCCGGTCAAAAGGTACAGTTCAGTGAACGCTCGTGTGTACTAAAAGTTgtaatattgatgaaaataattgtcaGATTAATGTGTTTATAACAATGATCAATTATTTTTAGAATTGATATTTGTACAaggattttacaaatatttttaacagaTGTTAATCTTAAATTTGCCTGATTAATAATTTATCAATACCATCTACAGCGGAATTTACCATGGTCTAAGTGATTTAGAGTATCCACAATATCTTTTCTGTTAGGTTTTAAAAAACACTGACAGGCAAAATCGTGTTCCTGTCACGTCGCATACAGAACACGTGCTCTCCATGACCGTGTTTTCTGTCAGGGTTTCGCTTGTTCCCTCACGAACATTGGTCATAATTTCGTTTGTACATTTTCAAACATAAAGAACAAACAGTTGAAATAATTGAGTTGATAAAACTTCATGAATTTCTTTAAGTACTACCGTT contains:
- the LOC125647528 gene encoding glycosyltransferase-like domain-containing protein 1 isoform X2, translating into MESFLSSIDQFLHILPDYRPKNLANQIRPKCQVIYFPVEETGVLPVNQDSQPTLSNPKSNSETQRLTANHSTDSQSTLSNQNSHSETQKLTANHSTDSQSTLSNQNSHSETQKLTANHSTDSQSTLSNQNSHSETQKLTANHSTDSQSMLSNQNSHSERQRLTANHSTDSERVPASQIRSLENEKLAAKQNENQIQDLVNPFAVPHQKRSIPEGQGSVPRHKLPDQLESPLHIVWAHRWEHDKGPELFFDTIKSLHKEGCQFKLSVLGEQFTDNLEVFETSRPFLENHIVNWGYLPSKSKFLRVLESADVAVSTALHEFFGVSMLEAVQMQCYPLCPNRLVYPEIYPKQYLYNTEKQLLKTLKRFCRHPKLVREHKVQVDISKFSWKERRMEFLDLFYTVKPHYLKLDGSKKILRDTQRFKISRVNAERISGLEL
- the LOC125647528 gene encoding glycosyltransferase-like domain-containing protein 1 isoform X1; translated protein: MSSSSPMNLLIEPFYGGSHKQLIDLIYRTVPDCHLVTMSAKKWHWRSRVAALHLAQSIPVSKNYRVLFCSSVLNLAELIALRQDLAPLKKIIYFHENQLIYPVRDKKERDVQHGYNQILSSLVADRVIFNSHYNMESFLSSIDQFLHILPDYRPKNLANQIRPKCQVIYFPVEETGVLPVNQDSQPTLSNPKSNSETQRLTANHSTDSQSTLSNQNSHSETQKLTANHSTDSQSTLSNQNSHSETQKLTANHSTDSQSTLSNQNSHSETQKLTANHSTDSQSMLSNQNSHSERQRLTANHSTDSERVPASQIRSLENEKLAAKQNENQIQDLVNPFAVPHQKRSIPEGQGSVPRHKLPDQLESPLHIVWAHRWEHDKGPELFFDTIKSLHKEGCQFKLSVLGEQFTDNLEVFETSRPFLENHIVNWGYLPSKSKFLRVLESADVAVSTALHEFFGVSMLEAVQMQCYPLCPNRLVYPEIYPKQYLYNTEKQLLKTLKRFCRHPKLVREHKVQVDISKFSWKERRMEFLDLFYTVKPHYLKLDGSKKILRDTQRFKISRVNAERISGLEL